Proteins encoded within one genomic window of Raineyella fluvialis:
- a CDS encoding cation:proton antiporter family protein has translation MDTAVIYLAITFALGFGVTLVRLPPLVGFLAAGFVLKALGVGTAPYLHLLSDLGVTMLMFTIGLKLDVRMLLRKVAWGTSLPHMVFSTLIGAGFLGLLAVVGAPMLDRADPATLLLLGFALSFSSTVFAAKVLEERSDDGSLYGRTALAILVLQDIVAVAFLAAREGWQPGPRILALALLWPITLLLRRIWHSVGRDELQVLFGIGVALVPGAWLFDWAGLTGDLGALVVGLLLASSKRAASLSTALFSIKEVLLVGFFLTIGVDSTLTLPSVLMGIGLLALLPVQAFLYIVLQRLFGLRNRTAVLSGFILGTFSEFGLIVTAFAADRGLVQADWLPALSVAVAGSFILAAVANRRGTRLIEWLTDVLPSRAAARIIPEDRPVTLGDVRAIVLGMGRIGASAYDHLAHEYGLSVVGVENNLDRAADLRRRGMNVIVADATDAEFWQRLHPSHTVAIVVLAMPEHGSNLFALHKVEASEFDGTIAAVAHNDDDVREIRALGVEAVFHLYDGAGDSLADRAAVQAGVRPVDGTE, from the coding sequence ATGGACACGGCGGTCATCTATCTGGCGATCACCTTCGCGCTGGGCTTCGGCGTGACCCTCGTCCGCCTGCCACCACTGGTGGGGTTCCTGGCCGCGGGGTTCGTGCTGAAAGCGCTGGGCGTCGGCACCGCGCCCTACCTTCACCTGCTGTCCGACCTGGGCGTCACGATGCTGATGTTCACCATCGGTCTCAAACTCGACGTGCGGATGTTGCTGCGGAAGGTGGCGTGGGGCACCTCGCTGCCACACATGGTGTTCAGCACGCTCATCGGCGCCGGCTTCCTCGGTCTGCTGGCGGTGGTGGGCGCGCCGATGCTCGACCGGGCCGACCCCGCGACCCTGCTCCTGCTCGGCTTCGCGCTGTCCTTCTCCAGTACGGTCTTCGCGGCCAAGGTGCTGGAGGAGCGTTCCGACGACGGGTCGCTCTACGGCCGTACGGCGCTGGCGATCCTCGTGCTGCAGGACATCGTGGCGGTCGCCTTCCTGGCCGCCCGGGAGGGTTGGCAGCCGGGGCCGCGGATCCTCGCCCTGGCGCTGCTGTGGCCGATCACTCTGCTCCTGCGCCGGATCTGGCACAGCGTCGGTCGCGACGAGTTGCAGGTCCTGTTCGGGATCGGCGTCGCCCTGGTGCCCGGGGCCTGGTTGTTCGACTGGGCCGGCCTCACCGGGGATCTCGGGGCGCTCGTGGTCGGGCTGCTGCTGGCCTCCTCGAAGCGGGCCGCATCCTTGTCGACGGCACTGTTCAGCATCAAGGAGGTGCTGCTCGTCGGGTTCTTCCTCACGATCGGGGTGGACAGCACCCTGACCCTGCCGTCGGTCCTGATGGGTATCGGGCTGCTGGCCCTGCTGCCGGTCCAAGCCTTCCTCTACATCGTGCTGCAGCGCCTCTTCGGTCTGCGCAACCGGACCGCCGTGCTGTCCGGCTTCATCCTGGGCACGTTCTCGGAGTTCGGGCTGATCGTCACCGCATTCGCAGCCGACCGTGGGCTGGTGCAGGCCGACTGGCTGCCCGCCCTGTCGGTCGCCGTCGCCGGCAGCTTCATCCTCGCGGCCGTCGCCAATCGTCGTGGCACCCGGCTGATCGAGTGGCTCACCGACGTCCTGCCGAGCCGCGCCGCCGCCCGGATCATCCCCGAGGACCGCCCGGTCACGCTCGGGGACGTCCGGGCCATCGTGCTCGGGATGGGCCGGATCGGGGCGTCGGCGTACGACCACCTTGCCCACGAGTACGGGCTGAGCGTCGTGGGGGTGGAGAACAACCTCGATCGGGCGGCCGACCTGCGCCGGCGAGGCATGAACGTCATCGTCGCCGACGCCACGGATGCGGAGTTCTGGCAACGCCTTCACCCGAGCCACACCGTCGCGATCGTCGTCCTGGCCATGCCGGAGCACGGGTCGAACCTCTTCGCCCTGCACAAGGTCGAGGCCAGCGAGTTCGACGGCACCATCGCGGCCGTCGCCCACAACGATGACGATGTCCGGGAGATCCGGGCCTTGGGCGTGGAGGCCGTCTTCCACCTCTACGACGGCGCGGGGGACAGCCTCGCCGACCGCGCCGCCGTCCAGGCCGGGGTGAGGCCGGTCGACGGCACGGAGTGA
- a CDS encoding NADP-dependent oxidoreductase, with amino-acid sequence MPETMRAMTYDSYGDPEVLRLLDLPLPKVGPGEVLVRVKAAAVNPVDWKVMAGGLDALMDVRFPVVPGWDVAGVVEKVGIDTPEYAVGDEVFGYARKDYVHGGTMAQYVTLAVRHIATKPAALSWTEAAAVPLAGLTAYQVLARLGLSRGETVLIHNASGGVGSAAAQIARDLGARVLGSCSPASSERVRGLGAEPVTYGAGLADRVLALAPDGVDVVADFVGGVLEVTRAVLKEGGRHASIADHGVIGAGGQWMWVRPDAGDLAALATMLEQGRLRVDVAETYPLEQLAEAYRRSMSGHVKGKIAITVD; translated from the coding sequence ATGCCTGAGACGATGCGCGCGATGACGTATGACAGCTACGGCGACCCGGAGGTCCTGCGACTGCTGGACCTGCCGCTCCCCAAGGTCGGCCCTGGTGAGGTGCTGGTGCGGGTGAAGGCTGCCGCCGTGAACCCGGTCGACTGGAAGGTGATGGCCGGCGGGCTCGACGCCCTGATGGACGTACGGTTCCCCGTCGTCCCCGGCTGGGATGTCGCCGGCGTGGTGGAGAAGGTCGGTATCGACACGCCCGAGTACGCGGTGGGTGACGAGGTGTTCGGCTACGCCCGCAAGGACTACGTGCACGGCGGGACGATGGCGCAGTACGTGACCCTCGCGGTCCGCCACATCGCCACCAAGCCGGCCGCCCTCTCCTGGACCGAGGCGGCCGCCGTCCCGCTGGCCGGTCTCACCGCCTACCAGGTGCTCGCCCGCCTGGGCCTCAGCCGCGGTGAGACCGTGCTGATCCACAACGCCTCCGGCGGCGTCGGCTCGGCGGCGGCCCAGATTGCCCGCGACCTCGGTGCCCGGGTGCTGGGCAGCTGCTCGCCCGCGAGCAGCGAACGCGTCCGTGGCCTGGGTGCCGAGCCGGTGACGTACGGTGCGGGGCTGGCGGATCGGGTCCTGGCGCTCGCGCCCGACGGCGTCGACGTCGTCGCGGACTTCGTCGGGGGCGTCCTCGAGGTCACCCGGGCAGTGCTCAAGGAGGGCGGGCGGCATGCGTCGATCGCCGACCACGGCGTGATCGGCGCCGGCGGCCAGTGGATGTGGGTCCGGCCCGACGCGGGCGATCTCGCCGCGCTGGCGACGATGCTGGAGCAGGGACGGCTGCGGGTGGACGTCGCCGAGACCTACCCACTCGAGCAGTTGGCCGAGGCGTACCGGCGCAGCATGTCCGGCCACGTCAAGGGCAAGATCGCCATCACCGTCGACTGA
- a CDS encoding TIGR00730 family Rossman fold protein: MSPLRRLAVFAAASDGHDPSLRSAAYDVGAELARRGIGLVYGAGGAGLMGALSQGALDAGGEVIGVIPEEMILREWGRHDLTQLRVVRTMHERKALMAELADAFLAIPGGLGTLEEIVEVWSWSYLGMLDEPVGFLNIGGFWDPFLATIRGMAEAGFVKPSAVSRLVVAPDLDQALAGLVSLTE, translated from the coding sequence ATGAGTCCGCTGCGCCGCCTCGCCGTCTTCGCCGCTGCCAGCGACGGCCATGACCCCTCGCTGCGCAGCGCCGCCTACGACGTCGGCGCCGAGCTCGCCCGCCGCGGCATCGGCCTGGTGTACGGGGCTGGCGGTGCCGGGCTGATGGGAGCGCTCTCCCAGGGTGCCCTCGACGCCGGCGGGGAGGTGATCGGTGTCATCCCTGAGGAGATGATCCTGCGCGAGTGGGGCCGTCACGACCTCACCCAGCTGCGGGTGGTACGCACGATGCACGAGCGCAAGGCCCTGATGGCCGAGTTGGCCGACGCGTTCCTGGCGATCCCCGGTGGGCTGGGGACGCTCGAGGAGATCGTCGAGGTGTGGAGCTGGAGCTACCTGGGGATGCTGGACGAACCGGTCGGGTTCCTCAACATCGGTGGGTTCTGGGATCCCTTCCTGGCAACCATCCGGGGCATGGCCGAGGCCGGATTCGTCAAGCCGTCGGCGGTGAGCCGGTTGGTGGTGGCGCCCGACCTCGACCAGGCTCTGGCGGGGCTGGTGAGCCTGACCGAGTGA
- a CDS encoding MMPL family transporter, with the protein MVPTRGVWARLARGVAAHPRVLWVSTALVLAVAAVGVSQLRADGVPQSDLVLGASEAREGQQELGAHFPAGAGSPVYVLTDEAQLPAVARTLWGHDGIASVAVTSAASPTGTLPLTREGALGSPVPATGAPRGVAGAGGPPAAAPAAAPAPTTIEGQVLVQATLTSAADSTAAEATVRSVRDELHALPGPALVGGVTATSIDTVDAAIHDRTLIIPVVLAVIVLILMALLRAVVAPLLLIATTVLSFAAAMGVSALVFNDVLRLPGADPAVPLYGFVFLVALGIDYNIFLMTRVREETLTHGTRDGVLRGLVVTGGVITSAGLVLAATFAALSVIPILFLVQLAFIVAFGVLLDTFVVRSVLVPALVHDLGAAVWWPSPLARGRRRLARTDDGPARVPVDQ; encoded by the coding sequence GTGGTGCCCACCCGGGGGGTCTGGGCCCGGCTCGCCCGCGGCGTGGCTGCTCACCCGCGGGTGCTGTGGGTCAGCACCGCCCTGGTCCTCGCGGTGGCGGCAGTCGGGGTCAGCCAGTTGCGCGCCGACGGGGTGCCGCAGTCCGACCTGGTCCTCGGCGCGTCGGAGGCGCGCGAGGGCCAGCAGGAGCTCGGCGCACACTTCCCCGCCGGTGCCGGGTCTCCCGTCTACGTCCTCACGGACGAAGCGCAGCTGCCCGCCGTCGCCCGCACGTTGTGGGGCCACGACGGCATCGCCTCGGTAGCCGTCACCTCGGCCGCCTCACCCACCGGCACCCTGCCCCTCACCCGTGAGGGCGCCCTCGGCAGTCCCGTTCCCGCCACCGGAGCCCCCAGAGGCGTCGCCGGAGCGGGTGGCCCGCCCGCCGCGGCCCCTGCTGCGGCCCCGGCCCCGACAACGATCGAGGGGCAGGTGCTGGTGCAGGCCACCCTGACGTCGGCGGCCGACTCCACCGCCGCGGAGGCGACGGTACGTTCCGTGCGGGACGAACTCCACGCGCTGCCCGGTCCGGCGCTGGTCGGTGGCGTGACGGCGACCTCGATCGACACCGTCGACGCGGCGATCCACGACCGCACCCTGATCATCCCGGTCGTGCTGGCAGTCATTGTGCTGATCCTGATGGCCCTGCTGCGGGCGGTGGTCGCCCCGCTGCTGCTGATCGCCACGACGGTGCTGTCCTTCGCCGCCGCGATGGGCGTCTCGGCACTGGTGTTCAATGACGTGCTGCGCCTGCCGGGGGCGGACCCGGCGGTCCCCCTGTACGGCTTCGTCTTCCTGGTCGCCCTCGGCATCGACTACAACATCTTCCTGATGACCCGGGTACGCGAGGAGACCCTGACCCATGGCACCCGCGACGGGGTGCTGCGGGGTCTGGTCGTCACCGGTGGGGTGATCACGTCGGCCGGGCTGGTGCTGGCGGCCACGTTCGCGGCCCTCTCGGTGATCCCGATCCTGTTCCTCGTGCAGCTCGCGTTCATCGTCGCGTTCGGGGTGCTGCTGGACACCTTCGTCGTCCGCTCGGTGCTGGTTCCCGCCCTGGTGCACGACCTCGGCGCCGCGGTCTGGTGGCCCTCCCCGCTGGCACGCGGCCGACGACGGCTGGCGCGGACGGACGACGGTCCCGCCCGCGTCCCGGTCGACCAGTAG
- a CDS encoding MarR family transcriptional regulator — protein MAASDVPVYDVAANDPDGRLIDRGAISETDLAQITALMQALGALRDEEDRFGRASEEYMKLGRTDMRALHFLIVTENLGRVVTAAALAAHLHITSASTTKLLDRLERAGHITRSPHPSDRRALAIRVTPRTRGVATATVGAYQARRFRAAARLTPAEREVVTRFLRDMTDELAGADGSFPEPL, from the coding sequence GTGGCGGCCTCTGACGTGCCGGTCTATGACGTGGCGGCCAACGACCCCGACGGTCGCCTGATCGATCGAGGTGCGATCAGTGAGACCGACCTCGCCCAGATCACGGCTCTGATGCAGGCGCTGGGCGCGCTGCGCGACGAGGAGGACCGGTTCGGTCGAGCCTCGGAGGAGTACATGAAGTTGGGGCGTACGGACATGCGTGCGCTGCACTTCCTGATCGTCACCGAGAACCTCGGCCGGGTCGTCACCGCCGCCGCCCTCGCCGCCCACTTGCACATCACCAGCGCGTCGACGACCAAACTGCTGGACCGGCTCGAGCGGGCCGGCCACATCACCCGCTCACCCCATCCGTCCGACCGGCGGGCCCTGGCCATTCGGGTCACCCCGCGGACCCGTGGGGTCGCCACCGCGACGGTCGGTGCCTATCAGGCCCGGCGCTTCCGGGCCGCCGCGCGGCTGACGCCGGCCGAGCGGGAGGTCGTCACCCGCTTCCTGCGGGACATGACCGACGAGCTGGCCGGAGCGGACGGATCGTTCCCGGAGCCGCTCTGA
- a CDS encoding LysE/ArgO family amino acid transporter translates to MMIGIGTWVTGFAASFMLVAMIGAQNTMVLRQGIRRDHVGLVVIVCILSEILLITSGTAGVGLLAARHPLVMEVLAWAGAAYLLGYAAMSFRSAAKPRAMAVTGSGSARTVILAVLAATYLNPQTYLDTMVLLGNLANRFGDPGRWIFTAGAFAASAVWFVGLGFGARALSGPLGRPTTWRWIDTGVGVLMLGLAGKLVLAA, encoded by the coding sequence ATGATGATCGGGATCGGCACCTGGGTGACCGGGTTCGCGGCGAGCTTCATGCTGGTGGCGATGATCGGCGCGCAGAACACGATGGTGCTGCGGCAGGGCATCCGCCGTGACCACGTCGGACTGGTCGTGATCGTCTGCATCCTCAGCGAGATCCTGCTGATCACCTCGGGCACGGCCGGCGTCGGACTCCTCGCCGCACGGCATCCATTGGTGATGGAGGTGCTGGCCTGGGCCGGCGCGGCCTACCTGCTGGGCTATGCGGCGATGTCGTTCCGCTCCGCCGCGAAGCCGCGGGCGATGGCGGTCACCGGGAGCGGATCGGCCCGTACGGTCATCCTCGCCGTCCTCGCGGCGACCTACCTCAACCCGCAGACCTACCTCGACACCATGGTGCTGCTCGGCAACCTGGCGAACCGCTTCGGCGATCCGGGGCGGTGGATCTTCACCGCCGGTGCATTCGCGGCGAGCGCCGTGTGGTTCGTCGGACTGGGGTTCGGGGCCCGGGCCCTGTCCGGTCCGCTCGGGCGCCCCACGACCTGGCGCTGGATCGACACCGGTGTCGGCGTGCTGATGCTGGGCCTGGCCGGGAAGCTGGTCCTGGCGGCCTGA
- a CDS encoding LysR family transcriptional regulator ArgP: MNFEQLRALLAVVDEGTFEAAADELRVSPSAISQRIKALEASVGNVVVRRTVPCTATEAGAVLLRMARQVALLETEAIEALGAGDPGQALLPLAVNADSLATWFRPVLREAAGWQDTILRLQLEDEEHTSDLLRGGDVVGAVTAAPRAVAGCRTEKLGAIRYQPVAAPDLLERFTRLRGGRRVVEWSRMPVLRYGPKDDLQNKFLRARGVEQLPAAHQIPSSEAYLAAARAGLGWGLVPEVQMGESLAEGSLEIVVADGHRDVPLYWQVWKLGSARIERLTAAVHRASASLLSAAPGR, encoded by the coding sequence ATGAACTTCGAACAGCTGCGCGCCCTCCTGGCAGTGGTCGACGAGGGCACGTTCGAGGCGGCGGCCGACGAGTTGCGGGTCTCGCCGTCAGCCATCAGCCAACGCATCAAGGCTCTGGAGGCCTCCGTCGGCAACGTCGTGGTGCGGCGTACGGTGCCCTGTACGGCGACCGAGGCGGGAGCGGTGCTGCTGCGGATGGCGCGCCAGGTCGCGCTGCTCGAGACCGAGGCGATCGAGGCGCTCGGGGCCGGCGATCCCGGGCAGGCGCTGCTGCCGCTGGCCGTCAACGCCGACTCGCTGGCCACCTGGTTCCGGCCGGTGCTGCGCGAGGCGGCGGGGTGGCAGGACACCATCCTGCGCCTGCAACTCGAGGACGAGGAGCACACCAGCGACCTGCTCCGCGGCGGCGACGTCGTCGGAGCCGTCACCGCTGCCCCACGAGCGGTCGCCGGCTGCCGGACCGAGAAGCTCGGCGCGATCCGGTACCAGCCGGTCGCCGCCCCCGACCTGCTCGAGCGCTTCACCCGGCTGCGCGGTGGCAGGCGGGTGGTCGAGTGGAGCCGGATGCCGGTGCTGCGCTACGGCCCCAAGGACGACCTGCAGAACAAGTTCCTCCGCGCCCGGGGCGTCGAGCAGCTACCGGCCGCTCACCAGATCCCGTCCTCCGAGGCGTACCTGGCCGCGGCCCGCGCCGGCCTCGGCTGGGGCCTCGTCCCGGAGGTGCAGATGGGGGAGTCGCTGGCGGAGGGATCGCTGGAGATCGTCGTGGCGGACGGCCATCGTGACGTGCCCCTCTACTGGCAGGTGTGGAAGCTGGGGTCGGCACGGATCGAACGGCTCACCGCGGCCGTCCACCGGGCCTCCGCCTCCCTCCTCAGCGCAGCACCTGGTAGGTGA
- a CDS encoding dihydrofolate reductase family protein — protein MRTVFYTASTLNGFLASPDDDLQWLFDVQIDETEGPDPASFIGTTSAGVCGAATYEWVLAHEAPPQDPERWTEAMIGTRTLFLFTHRKLPLPQGADIRVLSGPVADHLATLEAAVGDGILWVIGGGDLAGQFLDAGVLDEVRVDVAPATLVAGKPLFPRTIGPDRLHLVSAEKLGQFARLTYQVLR, from the coding sequence ATGCGTACGGTCTTCTACACCGCGAGCACACTCAACGGCTTCCTGGCCAGCCCCGACGACGACCTGCAGTGGTTGTTCGACGTCCAGATCGACGAGACCGAGGGCCCCGACCCCGCCAGCTTCATCGGCACGACCAGTGCGGGCGTGTGCGGAGCCGCGACGTACGAGTGGGTGCTCGCCCACGAGGCGCCCCCGCAGGATCCGGAACGCTGGACCGAGGCGATGATCGGCACCCGGACACTGTTCCTCTTCACCCACCGGAAGCTTCCCCTCCCGCAGGGCGCGGACATCCGGGTGCTCTCCGGTCCGGTGGCCGACCACCTGGCCACCCTCGAGGCGGCGGTCGGCGACGGGATCCTCTGGGTGATCGGCGGCGGCGACCTGGCCGGCCAGTTCCTCGACGCCGGGGTGCTGGACGAGGTCCGGGTCGACGTCGCCCCGGCCACCCTGGTGGCCGGGAAACCGCTGTTCCCCCGCACCATCGGCCCCGATCGGCTGCACCTCGTGTCAGCGGAGAAGCTGGGACAGTTCGCCCGACTCACCTACCAGGTGCTGCGCTGA
- the ald gene encoding alanine dehydrogenase has product MRVAVPTEIKSEEHRVAVTPAGVRELVADGHEVVIQSGAGLASDITDEDFERVGADITDDPDALWHWADLVCKVKEPQPVEIARLREGQLLFAYLHLAPDAAQTRGLIASGATCVAYETVTDAAGNLPLLAPMSAVAGRLAAQVGARLLEGFHGGRGLLMGGVPGVPAARVLVFGAGVVGSNAIRVALGMGADVTVLDVNLDKLAHLDSRFGAALTTIHSSRLAVEESLQRADLVIGAALVPGALTPKLVTRDQLRLMPQGAAVVDVAIDQGGCFETSRPTTHRDPTYWEGHVLHYCVANMPSAVAATATRALANATQPYLVRLANGGIDGLVTDHQLRAGLNIHRGMVTNAAVAEALGLEHIRADEALLED; this is encoded by the coding sequence ATGCGCGTCGCAGTGCCGACCGAGATCAAGTCCGAGGAGCACCGGGTCGCGGTCACCCCCGCCGGTGTCCGCGAACTGGTGGCCGATGGTCATGAGGTGGTGATCCAGTCGGGCGCGGGACTCGCCTCCGACATCACCGACGAAGACTTCGAGCGGGTTGGGGCCGACATCACCGACGACCCCGACGCCCTGTGGCACTGGGCCGACCTGGTCTGCAAGGTCAAGGAACCCCAGCCGGTGGAGATCGCACGGCTGCGCGAGGGACAGCTCCTCTTCGCCTATCTCCACCTCGCTCCGGACGCCGCCCAGACCCGCGGGCTGATCGCCTCCGGGGCCACCTGTGTGGCGTACGAGACCGTCACCGACGCCGCGGGCAACCTTCCGCTGCTCGCCCCGATGTCCGCGGTCGCCGGCCGGCTTGCGGCGCAGGTCGGGGCGAGGCTGCTGGAGGGCTTCCACGGCGGGCGCGGTCTGCTGATGGGCGGCGTGCCGGGGGTGCCGGCCGCGCGAGTGCTGGTGTTCGGAGCCGGCGTCGTCGGCAGCAACGCGATCCGGGTGGCCCTCGGGATGGGTGCCGACGTCACCGTCCTCGACGTCAACCTCGACAAGCTGGCCCATCTCGACTCCCGCTTCGGCGCGGCCCTCACCACCATCCATTCGTCCCGGCTCGCCGTCGAGGAATCGCTGCAACGGGCCGACCTGGTCATCGGCGCCGCGCTGGTGCCCGGGGCGCTGACCCCCAAGCTCGTCACCCGCGACCAACTACGGCTGATGCCCCAGGGCGCCGCGGTCGTCGACGTCGCGATCGATCAGGGCGGTTGCTTCGAGACGAGCCGCCCCACCACCCACCGCGACCCGACCTACTGGGAGGGTCACGTGCTGCACTACTGCGTGGCCAACATGCCCAGCGCGGTGGCGGCGACGGCGACCCGGGCGCTGGCCAACGCCACCCAGCCCTACCTCGTCCGGCTGGCGAACGGCGGCATCGACGGGCTGGTCACTGACCACCAACTGCGCGCCGGCCTCAACATCCATCGAGGCATGGTGACGAACGCGGCCGTGGCCGAGGCGCTCGGCCTGGAACACATCCGTGCCGACGAGGCGTTGTTGGAGGACTGA